The Halococcus saccharolyticus DSM 5350 genome contains the following window.
GATCGGGATCGGTCGCGAACGGCGAGATCGGCACCACCGCACCCACGTCGGTGCCGTCGACGACTACCGGTCCGCCGGCAGCGCGCGCGTACCCGTGGCTCCCGACAGGCGTCGCCACCACCACGCCGTCGGCGCGGAACTTCGCGAGTTGATTTGCACTCCCGCCAGCCACCGCATCGTGACCGAGCACCTCGGTCCCGGCGGCGACCGCGAACTCCGAGATACTCGCGGGCGCGGCAGTCATCAGGGCGACATCACGCAGCGCTCGCCCGTTCGTGGTCGGCGTATCGACTGCCACCACCGGCCGTTCGCGGATCGGATACTCGTCGGCGAGAAATCGTTCGATCCCGTCCGAATCGTCGCCGCTGGCGAGCGATGCGATTCCGTCGACGTCGACCGGGAGGACGGGAACGTCGACGCCGGTTGCGACGCACTCGCGGAGACCCGCATCACCGACCGCAACGACCGCGTCGTGATCGGTGCCGGCGGTTTCGGTGACGGCGATATCGACGGCACCGGGGGCGACCCCGCCGGCCGCGTCGACCGCGTCGACGATTTCGGTTGCGTCGGTCTCGGGAGCGAAGACACCGACGCTGGTCGACTCACGACGCCTCGCCGGCTCGCCATCGCTCATCGGTTCCCGTTGCACACGGCGGGCCAAAAGACTGCGGGGTCGACGCGATCGGCCGAACCACGGTCGGCACCCGTCGTCGACATCACACCGTTCGCCCGAGTCGATTGGCCGCTTCCCGAACACTCAAGCGAGGGACGGAACGATCGGTAGCGCATGACCCACTGGATCGGTGACGTGTTCACCAGCGATGTCGGCTGGAACCACCTCGAAACACTGGTCGACATCGGCGACCGGATGGCGGGGAGCGACGGCGAACGCCGCGCCGCGGAAGCGACCCGCGACGTGCTGACGGACGTCGGCGCGCGGAACGTACAGTTAGAAGAGTTCGACATTCAGGGGTGGACTCGCGGCTCCGCGACGATCGGTGCCGGTGACAGCACCCGCGAGACCATCGCACTTCCGCGGAGTCCCGCAGGCGAGGTCACGGGCGAGCTCGTGGACCTCGGGTACGGCCTCCCGAGCGACTTCGAGGAGACCGACATCGAGGGAAAGGTCGTGATGGTCGCATCGAACGTTCCCGACCACTACGATCGGTTCATCCACCGCCGCGAGAAATACTACTACGCCGTCGATAGGGGTGCGGCCGCGTTCGTCTTCCGGAATCACGTCGAGGGCTGCCTCCCGCCGACCGGGAGCGTCGGCACCCCCGAATCGCCGATCGGCGAAATTCCCGCGATCGGGGTGAGCAAGGAAGTCGGGTCGCGACTCTCGCGGCGTCGTGAGGGCGAGACGGTCGAAGTCGCTGTCGAGGCCGAGACCCACGACGCGACCAGCCAGAACGTTCACGCCGATCTCGGTCCCGACACCGACGAGGCGGTGTTGCTGACGAGTCACGTCGACGCCCACGACATCGCCGAGGGTGCGATGGACAACGGGGCTGGCACGGCTGTGGTCGTGGAAGTGGCGAACGCCCTCGCAGACCGCGAGACAGAGCTCGATACCCGGGTCCACCTCGTCGTCTACGGTGCCGAGGAGGTCGGCCTGGTGGGATCGGCCCACGACGCCGCCGAGCGCGATCACGATTCGATCACAGCCATCGTGAACAACGACGGCGTCGTTCGTGGACGGACCCTCAGCGCCCACACTCACGGGTTCGACCGGCTCGACGATCTCGTCACCGAGGTGGCCGACGACTTCGATCACCCAGTCACGACGATACCCGAACAGGGCCCCCACAGCGACCACTGGCCGTACGTCCAGTGGGGCGTTCCCGGCTACCACCTGATGAGCGAGACGGGCGACGAAGGGCGCGGGTGGGGTCACACGTTTGCGGACACGCTCGACAAACTCGAAGTCCGGAACCTCCGCG
Protein-coding sequences here:
- a CDS encoding NAD(+)/NADH kinase → MSDGEPARRRESTSVGVFAPETDATEIVDAVDAAGGVAPGAVDIAVTETAGTDHDAVVAVGDAGLRECVATGVDVPVLPVDVDGIASLASGDDSDGIERFLADEYPIRERPVVAVDTPTTNGRALRDVALMTAAPASISEFAVAAGTEVLGHDAVAGGSANQLAKFRADGVVVATPVGSHGYARAAGGPVVVDGTDVGAVVPISPFATDPDHWVVPLSGVSLTVERDDADVELFVDGHSLGRVRSGSPVRIGRDGTLRLASPHRV
- a CDS encoding M28 family peptidase, which encodes MTHWIGDVFTSDVGWNHLETLVDIGDRMAGSDGERRAAEATRDVLTDVGARNVQLEEFDIQGWTRGSATIGAGDSTRETIALPRSPAGEVTGELVDLGYGLPSDFEETDIEGKVVMVASNVPDHYDRFIHRREKYYYAVDRGAAAFVFRNHVEGCLPPTGSVGTPESPIGEIPAIGVSKEVGSRLSRRREGETVEVAVEAETHDATSQNVHADLGPDTDEAVLLTSHVDAHDIAEGAMDNGAGTAVVVEVANALADRETELDTRVHLVVYGAEEVGLVGSAHDAAERDHDSITAIVNNDGVVRGRTLSAHTHGFDRLDDLVTEVADDFDHPVTTIPEQGPHSDHWPYVQWGVPGYHLMSETGDEGRGWGHTFADTLDKLEVRNLREQSILLTELCVRLADDEFAVEHKEPETIAAALEAEDQAAGMKIIGDWPYDE